A section of the Candidatus Poribacteria bacterium genome encodes:
- a CDS encoding deoxyguanosinetriphosphate triphosphohydrolase, translated as MIEIRRIQEEFERRNLSPYAALSAESKGRLRPIEECQVRTVFQRDRDRIIHSKAFRRLKDKTQVFLAPKGDHYRTRLTHTLEVSQIARTIARALRLNEDLTEAIALGHDLGHTPFGHAGEAVLNRLTPGGFAHAKQSLRVVDLLENEGEGLNLTYETRDGILKHSKGRGGVTSEEMPETLEGQIVRFADVIAYVNHDIDDAIRAEVISESDLPDQFVKVLGNARSERIDTMVKAVIRASLNRPVIEMDETILEATLGLKEYLYENVYTCPRMMDQIEKAEHVLESLFNYYLEHIDEIPPYIRRNAEKDGKYRVVCDFIAGMTDGYALETYRRLFLPEPWGY; from the coding sequence ATGATCGAGATAAGACGGATACAGGAGGAATTTGAAAGGCGTAACCTCTCCCCATATGCCGCTCTCAGCGCGGAGAGCAAGGGGAGGTTGCGTCCTATAGAGGAGTGCCAGGTCAGAACTGTATTCCAAAGGGATAGGGATCGTATAATCCACAGCAAGGCGTTCAGGAGATTGAAGGACAAAACCCAGGTTTTCTTAGCTCCAAAGGGGGATCATTACAGGACGAGGCTCACACATACCCTGGAGGTCTCACAGATAGCCAGGACGATTGCCAGGGCTTTGAGACTGAACGAGGACCTGACCGAGGCGATAGCGCTCGGGCACGATCTCGGACACACCCCCTTCGGACACGCCGGCGAAGCCGTGCTTAACAGACTTACCCCCGGCGGCTTCGCTCATGCCAAGCAAAGCCTCAGGGTAGTTGACCTGTTGGAGAACGAGGGAGAGGGATTGAACCTGACGTATGAGACGCGCGACGGCATACTCAAACACTCAAAAGGCAGAGGCGGCGTGACCTCCGAGGAGATGCCCGAGACGTTGGAAGGCCAGATCGTCCGATTTGCCGACGTGATCGCATACGTGAATCACGATATAGATGACGCCATCAGGGCGGAGGTGATATCCGAATCGGATCTCCCCGATCAATTCGTCAAAGTGTTAGGAAACGCCAGAAGCGAAAGGATCGACACGATGGTCAAGGCCGTCATCAGGGCCAGCCTCAATCGTCCCGTCATAGAGATGGACGAGACGATACTCGAGGCAACCCTGGGGTTAAAGGAGTACCTTTACGAGAACGTGTACACCTGTCCTCGGATGATGGATCAGATCGAGAAGGCCGAACACGTGCTTGAGTCGCTTTTCAACTATTACCTCGAACACATCGACGAAATCCCGCCCTATATAAGACGAAACGCTGAAAAGGACGGGAAATACCGCGTTGTATGTGATTTCATAGCGGGCATGACGGACGGATATGCCCTCGAAACCTACAGGCGCCTTTTCCTCCCCGAACCATGGGGGTATTGA